Below is a genomic region from Chitinivibrio alkaliphilus ACht1.
CAGAAAGCGGTGAGTGATCCGGATCGTCATAAAACACGTGAGCAGTTATTTGTGCTTTTTGCTGAAGACTCAAAGTTGATTCGCAGCAGTGTGGCAGAGCAACTTGTGGAAGGAGGGTTCTCATCTTTAGAATCCTTTGAAAACGGTTTGGATCTTTTTGAATATCTTCGAAAAGAGTTTGCAACTATCTCCGCAACACATCGCGTGGTCATTCTCACTGACATAGAAATGCCGAAAATGGATGGACTCACCTTAACCAAGCGAGTTCGTGAAGACTTTCCCGATGCAGATATTCCTGTTATTGTGTTTTCCAGCTTGATAAATCAGCAGATGATTGAGAAGTGCAAAAGTGTTGGGGCTGATCGATACATTGCCAAGCCAAGTTATACACAACTGATGAATTGTATTGATGAGTTTTGCAATTAGGGTGGAGATAAGCTATTTTATAAATCTATACTATAATGAAAGGCCTACCACCCATGTTTGGACGAGGATCACGTACAAATAAACAGGACATGCACCGAGAGTTGTTTAAAAAGCAGCAACAGGTTCAGCAGGTATATCAAAAGCGATTGTCTGGCAAAAACATTAATGCCTTAAACACGTTTCTCTCCTCAGGAAAACAGCCAGGGTCTGCGGAGTTTTTTAAACTGCATCCCCTCGTGCAGGAGGTTGTGCTGAAACTCAATCTCACCAGTATTGATGTTATGGCAAAGCACACGAGAAATCCTATTAAAAAAGGGGTCTTCCTTTTACAAAAAGCGATGTTTAAGCGGCTTGCGCGGGGAAATCAGAAGAAGAGAACCCCGAAAAAGAAGAAGAAATAGATGTGTCAGCTTCTTGGTATGAGCGCCAATACGCCCACGGATATCCGCTTTTCATTTTCTGGGTTACGGGTCCGCGGTGGAGAGCGAGGACCTCATCGTGACGGGTATGGCCTCTGCCTCTATCGGCAACGCGGAGTGCAGGCGTTTCATGACTTTCTTCCGGCATCGCAATCAGACCTTGCGGTGCTTTTGGAACGACTTCCTATTAAAGCGGATGTGGCCCTTGGACATATTCGTCAAGCAAATGTGGGGGTTGTTTCCCTAGTAAATACTCATCCCTTTATTCGCGAATGGCGGGGGAGGTATTGGTCCTTTGCTCATAACGGACAGTTTCGTGGTTCTAAAGGGCTTCCTCAGACATACTACACTCCTGTAGGAACCACTGATTCGGAAGCGGGGTTCTGTTGGATTATGAATCAGTTGCGGGCTCTTGCGCGGCCTCCCGGGGAAAAACGTCTCTGTACGCTCCTA
It encodes:
- a CDS encoding class II glutamine amidotransferase; translated protein: MCQLLGMSANTPTDIRFSFSGLRVRGGERGPHRDGYGLCLYRQRGVQAFHDFLPASQSDLAVLLERLPIKADVALGHIRQANVGVVSLVNTHPFIREWRGRYWSFAHNGQFRGSKGLPQTYYTPVGTTDSEAGFCWIMNQLRALARPPGEKRLCTLLHQFFQDLDTRGIFNAMLTDGDRFFTYCSKSLYWITRRAPFGQAKLVDRDMMVDFSRETTPRDVVTLIATEPLTEDEAWTAMQPGELILWKNGEIVWRGV